One window of the Acaryochloris sp. CCMEE 5410 genome contains the following:
- a CDS encoding ATP-grasp domain-containing protein → MRILYPCNPLEPKEPDQPFIDEGVAVQKLGIPISLFAYDDLSFGNFKPQPRIESGETVLYRGWMFNLTAYQEFTDFIRKRGGIPMTSATDYALCHHLNQWYSACADLTPETRFLEKGSNYLEQISNLNWDAYFIKDFVKSNTDAQGSIAYTPEQAVNIIHLIEQYRGELEGGVAVRRVEQFQPQSEQRYFVVHGTAYSPTAGVPAIVETVAQRIDAPFYSVDIAQTLTGQERIVELGDGQVSERKTWPPDRFVKMLVQIA, encoded by the coding sequence ATGAGAATTCTCTATCCTTGCAATCCCCTTGAACCCAAAGAACCCGATCAGCCGTTTATAGATGAAGGTGTGGCAGTTCAAAAATTGGGAATCCCTATTTCTCTGTTTGCATATGATGATTTGAGTTTTGGCAACTTTAAGCCGCAACCCCGTATTGAGTCTGGTGAAACGGTTTTGTATCGCGGCTGGATGTTTAATCTCACCGCTTATCAGGAATTTACCGACTTCATCCGCAAGAGAGGGGGAATCCCCATGACCTCAGCCACAGACTATGCCCTGTGCCACCATCTCAATCAGTGGTATTCAGCCTGTGCTGATCTCACCCCAGAAACACGGTTTCTGGAAAAAGGCTCCAACTATCTGGAGCAAATCTCGAATTTGAACTGGGACGCATACTTTATCAAAGACTTTGTGAAATCCAACACCGATGCCCAAGGGTCCATTGCTTACACCCCAGAACAAGCCGTCAACATTATCCACCTAATCGAACAGTATCGGGGAGAGTTGGAAGGAGGTGTTGCTGTTCGCAGAGTTGAGCAATTTCAGCCCCAATCAGAGCAGAGATATTTTGTGGTCCATGGCACTGCTTATTCCCCAACTGCAGGTGTGCCAGCCATCGTTGAAACTGTAGCTCAACGAATTGATGCTCCCTTCTACTCCGTTGATATTGCTCAAACGTTAACCGGCCAAGAGCGGATTGTAGAGTTAGGAGATGGTCAAGTCTCAGAACGCAAAACTTGGCCCCCCGACCGATTTGTCAAAATGCTTGTGCAGATAGCTTA
- a CDS encoding DUF5682 family protein — MSTLHLFGIRHHGPGSARSLRQSLDSLEPDLILVEGPPDAAGVIEQIVSPDMSPPVAILIYAPEQPQQAVYYPFAVFSPEWQALDYGLQQQIPVQWMDLPQTHQLALRQQLDQQFEPPEADGDAGNVVPESSLPEIRHDPLFWLAQAAGFNDSERWWERMVEQRSETTDLFPAIVEAMSALRLELEKDHPLDLNNNRDYREALREAYMRQTIRKAKRAGHEKIAIICGAWHTPALAEPFPPAKQDSALLKGLPKLKVTSTWIPWTYERLANRSGYGAGITSPGWYHHLWTASDQPTVRWLTHVAQLLRQAEIDASSASVIEAVRLANSLAALRDCPTPGLPELNEAAQTVLCFGEELPLQLIHERLIISDRMGQVPDDTPMVPLQVDLQRWQKKLRLKPSVTPKELSLDLRKPNDLLRSQLLHRLNLLGIPWGRPTFNRGKGTFKEAWILEWQPEFEIALIEAGQWGNTIEAATTAYTCYLADNAANLPTLTELLDQVLLADLPDAITQLMARLQTEAAVASDVVHLMSALPPLAQILRYRDVRQTDTDVVAHVVDGLVTRICIGLPGACASLDDDAAAMMDKQIMATHSAINLLQNQDHQQMWWLVLKQLVNRETLHGLLGGRSCRLLLDGGQFEPSRAAQQLGLALSLATEPTQAAAWIEGFLKGSGLLLLHDQEIWQVLDQWVCELAPDTFVTLLPLLRRTFSTFPAAERRQMGERVIQGVVETGLQGWESEVLDCDRAEKVLPLIAQLLGLSAHNL, encoded by the coding sequence ATGTCTACACTGCACCTGTTTGGAATTCGACATCATGGACCTGGCTCAGCTCGGAGTTTGCGCCAGAGTTTAGACAGTCTAGAGCCTGATTTGATTTTGGTAGAAGGGCCGCCGGATGCGGCTGGCGTGATTGAGCAGATCGTGAGTCCGGACATGAGTCCCCCTGTTGCCATTTTGATCTATGCACCGGAGCAACCTCAGCAAGCTGTCTATTACCCCTTTGCTGTTTTTTCGCCAGAATGGCAGGCGTTAGACTATGGCCTGCAACAGCAGATTCCGGTGCAGTGGATGGACTTACCCCAGACCCATCAACTGGCCTTGCGGCAACAGCTCGATCAACAGTTTGAACCGCCCGAGGCGGATGGTGATGCCGGGAATGTGGTTCCTGAATCTTCTCTACCCGAAATTCGGCATGATCCACTGTTTTGGTTAGCCCAAGCGGCTGGCTTTAATGATAGTGAACGCTGGTGGGAGCGGATGGTAGAGCAGCGGTCTGAAACCACTGATCTATTTCCCGCTATTGTAGAAGCGATGTCAGCCCTGCGATTAGAGCTGGAAAAGGACCATCCTCTGGATCTCAATAACAACCGGGATTATCGAGAAGCTTTACGAGAAGCCTATATGCGGCAAACCATCCGCAAAGCTAAAAGAGCAGGACATGAAAAAATTGCGATTATTTGTGGGGCTTGGCATACGCCTGCTTTGGCTGAACCCTTTCCACCTGCTAAGCAGGATTCGGCTTTACTCAAAGGCTTACCTAAACTGAAGGTGACCTCAACTTGGATTCCTTGGACTTATGAGCGGCTAGCGAATCGCAGTGGCTATGGCGCTGGGATTACCTCACCAGGGTGGTATCACCACCTATGGACGGCATCGGATCAACCCACCGTCCGCTGGTTGACCCATGTGGCCCAATTGCTACGTCAGGCTGAGATTGATGCGTCGTCAGCTAGCGTGATTGAAGCCGTGCGGCTGGCCAATTCTCTCGCCGCGCTAAGGGACTGTCCCACACCGGGCTTGCCGGAGCTGAATGAAGCGGCCCAGACGGTCCTCTGCTTTGGGGAGGAACTACCGTTGCAGTTGATTCATGAACGATTGATTATTAGCGATCGCATGGGGCAAGTCCCAGACGATACGCCGATGGTGCCTTTACAGGTGGATTTGCAGCGTTGGCAGAAGAAGCTGCGCCTTAAACCTTCGGTTACGCCCAAAGAGCTGTCTCTGGATTTGCGCAAGCCGAATGATTTGTTGCGATCGCAACTCTTGCATCGGCTCAATTTATTAGGGATTCCTTGGGGGCGCCCTACCTTTAATCGCGGTAAAGGGACTTTTAAAGAAGCCTGGATATTGGAGTGGCAGCCTGAGTTTGAAATTGCCTTGATTGAAGCTGGGCAGTGGGGCAACACGATTGAGGCTGCCACGACCGCTTATACCTGTTATCTAGCTGATAATGCTGCAAATCTGCCGACCCTAACCGAGCTATTGGATCAGGTTCTCTTGGCCGATCTCCCAGACGCGATTACCCAACTCATGGCCCGGTTGCAGACGGAAGCTGCGGTTGCCAGTGATGTGGTGCATCTGATGTCGGCCTTACCGCCCTTGGCCCAAATCTTGCGGTATCGAGATGTGCGTCAAACGGACACAGATGTTGTGGCCCATGTGGTGGATGGCCTAGTCACTCGCATCTGTATTGGCTTGCCAGGGGCTTGTGCGTCCCTGGATGATGACGCGGCGGCCATGATGGATAAACAAATTATGGCGACTCATAGTGCGATTAATTTGCTCCAAAATCAGGACCATCAACAGATGTGGTGGCTGGTGCTAAAACAACTGGTGAATCGAGAAACTTTGCATGGATTGCTGGGCGGTCGTTCCTGTCGGTTATTGTTGGACGGGGGACAGTTTGAACCATCAAGGGCGGCCCAACAGTTGGGTTTGGCGTTATCCCTAGCGACGGAACCGACCCAAGCTGCTGCCTGGATAGAAGGTTTCCTCAAGGGCAGTGGCCTTTTGTTGCTCCACGATCAGGAGATTTGGCAGGTGCTCGATCAGTGGGTTTGCGAATTGGCACCGGATACTTTTGTGACGCTGTTACCGTTGTTGCGACGAACCTTCTCAACTTTTCCAGCGGCAGAGCGGCGACAGATGGGTGAACGAGTCATACAAGGCGTTGTGGAGACTGGATTACAGGGCTGGGAATCGGAGGTATTGGACTGCGATCGCGCTGAAAAAGTTTTACCTCTCATTGCCCAACTCCTCGGACTGTCTGCACACAATTTATAA
- a CDS encoding serine aminopeptidase domain-containing protein, translating to MSPKSIVRSEVGLWMIHGNLQTPKVWHPITTQLHQAIDPKFNLSIFLEDLWDSPGDSLEEWAALFCQRVQPHSFKSRFLLGYSLGGRLAFHALLHQPELWQGAIIISADSGLESECDRNRCLQRDKAWSNKFLHDKWANLIKEWNSLPVFCRRQPTYPVLEKDFSRIKLSQVFQIFSKGHQNNLLPNLQTLNVPILYISGSEDMHYCQVGQKLDRHCSSINHRTILHAGHRVPWENTNSFLPVLTHFLTRDYNTQKAN from the coding sequence ATGTCACCAAAATCTATTGTGCGGTCTGAGGTTGGGTTATGGATGATTCATGGCAACCTCCAAACCCCTAAAGTATGGCACCCCATCACAACGCAACTTCATCAAGCGATCGACCCAAAGTTCAATCTCTCCATTTTCTTGGAAGATCTATGGGACAGTCCAGGAGACTCTTTAGAGGAATGGGCAGCCCTTTTCTGTCAACGGGTTCAACCCCATTCATTTAAGTCTCGTTTTTTACTGGGTTATTCCTTGGGCGGTCGGTTAGCGTTTCATGCCCTGCTACATCAACCTGAGTTATGGCAGGGAGCCATCATTATTAGTGCTGACTCGGGGTTGGAATCAGAGTGCGATCGCAACCGCTGTCTCCAAAGAGATAAAGCTTGGAGCAACAAATTCCTGCATGATAAGTGGGCAAACTTAATCAAGGAGTGGAATTCACTCCCCGTATTTTGTAGACGCCAGCCTACCTATCCAGTCCTAGAAAAAGATTTTTCTCGCATTAAACTTTCACAGGTATTTCAGATCTTCTCCAAGGGACACCAAAACAATCTCCTCCCAAATTTACAAACTCTCAACGTTCCAATTTTGTATATATCAGGGTCAGAAGACATGCATTATTGCCAAGTTGGCCAAAAGCTAGATCGTCATTGTTCATCCATCAATCATCGCACTATTTTGCACGCTGGACATCGCGTTCCCTGGGAGAATACAAATTCATTCTTACCAGTCTTAACTCATTTTTTAACCAGAGATTATAATACTCAAAAAGCAAACTGA
- a CDS encoding HlyD family efflux transporter periplasmic adaptor subunit, giving the protein MTISDQELGKKNEQRSSLNQPKIRNFAYKNNDIIDWSASLQSLLDQPPAEMPLRIILSGVVFLLAFLSWAWLGKIEDIGTAKGKLVPKGETYKVESVAIGKVSRIAVKEGETVTAGQVIAELDTSLDKKEVKRLEQMLSSYEQELKQKQSLLNKVYLEAQTHQQISTSENLGQESAIKSAEDRADTLLQLLIQQKQEINAYNARHKRLKLLSNLSRSRVKQLELDLKSNQGRVKKLKSLEKQGAISSELVFQANQNLSQVQSQITESKLQDITSVSQQIFQNEQSMRTLAAKMTEDQGELYSAYRQVEQLKAELNRNKAERTRLKLEAYQKIDQLKLETTQARTKVSETKNQMLKAKATLDQKLFKAPIDGVVLSFNLKNEGKVVNSGQTVAEIAPHNTPLIIAAVLPNQEAGFIKKDQPAKVKFDAYSYQDYGVVPGKVSSISSDSKYDPKLGNVYQVEVELERHHIVDNNKRIKFRPGQSATANIVIRQRRIIDVLLDPIKQLKSGNTKK; this is encoded by the coding sequence TTGACTATTTCTGATCAAGAATTAGGCAAAAAAAACGAACAAAGATCAAGCTTAAATCAGCCTAAAATACGAAATTTTGCATATAAAAATAATGACATTATTGATTGGTCTGCATCATTACAATCACTCCTAGATCAGCCTCCGGCAGAGATGCCTCTCCGAATTATTTTGAGCGGAGTAGTATTCTTACTTGCTTTTCTCAGCTGGGCTTGGCTAGGAAAAATAGAAGATATAGGGACGGCAAAAGGAAAGCTAGTCCCAAAAGGTGAGACTTATAAGGTTGAGTCTGTTGCAATCGGGAAGGTCAGCAGAATTGCAGTCAAAGAAGGAGAAACTGTTACAGCTGGACAAGTCATCGCTGAATTAGATACTTCTTTAGATAAAAAAGAAGTCAAGCGATTAGAACAAATGCTATCTAGCTATGAACAAGAGCTAAAGCAAAAACAATCTCTACTCAATAAAGTTTACTTAGAAGCTCAAACTCATCAACAAATTTCTACCTCAGAGAATTTGGGTCAAGAGTCTGCCATAAAATCAGCTGAAGATAGGGCGGATACTCTACTTCAGTTGCTAATACAACAAAAGCAAGAGATTAATGCTTACAATGCCAGGCATAAACGCTTAAAACTCTTGTCAAACTTATCAAGATCCCGAGTAAAGCAATTAGAGCTAGATCTCAAATCCAATCAAGGTCGTGTGAAAAAATTAAAGTCGTTGGAAAAGCAAGGTGCTATCTCTAGCGAATTAGTCTTCCAGGCCAATCAAAATCTTAGTCAAGTTCAGAGTCAGATCACAGAAAGTAAATTACAAGACATTACTAGTGTCAGCCAGCAAATCTTTCAAAATGAGCAATCGATGCGAACTCTTGCTGCAAAAATGACAGAAGATCAAGGAGAGCTCTATTCTGCTTATCGACAAGTTGAACAACTAAAAGCAGAGTTAAATCGGAATAAAGCGGAAAGAACTCGACTAAAGCTAGAAGCATACCAAAAAATTGATCAGCTTAAACTAGAAACTACCCAAGCAAGAACTAAAGTATCTGAAACAAAGAATCAGATGCTCAAAGCCAAAGCAACTCTAGACCAAAAGCTCTTTAAAGCACCTATTGATGGTGTTGTTTTATCATTTAATTTAAAGAATGAAGGTAAGGTAGTCAATTCAGGGCAAACTGTAGCTGAAATTGCACCTCACAACACTCCTTTAATAATTGCTGCAGTTTTACCCAATCAGGAAGCAGGCTTTATTAAGAAAGATCAACCAGCGAAAGTTAAATTTGATGCCTATTCATATCAAGATTATGGGGTAGTACCAGGTAAGGTATCCTCAATTTCATCAGACTCAAAATATGATCCGAAGCTAGGAAATGTTTACCAAGTTGAAGTTGAATTAGAGCGTCATCACATCGTAGACAATAACAAGAGAATTAAATTTAGGCCTGGCCAATCGGCAACAGCTAATATTGTTATCCGTCAGCGTCGTATTATCGATGTTTTATTAGATCCAATCAAGCAATTGAAGAGTGGCAACACGAAAAAATAA
- a CDS encoding HetP family heterocyst commitment protein has protein sequence MNHHLSTHSGTDFDKQITYEQFNQVIEAILMGKYSWACVLMLRFVGYNPLHYIPYRTYNRLIKKESLLSYQTSKDKASCKEFEPKSLIAQSNSPRYMQDLEYLEDVREKSTQVTGGTSNNWLAKNYLTMWNKKISNPNL, from the coding sequence ATGAATCATCACTTATCTACTCACTCTGGGACTGATTTTGATAAACAAATCACTTACGAACAATTCAATCAAGTGATTGAAGCCATACTAATGGGGAAATATTCTTGGGCTTGCGTCTTAATGCTGCGTTTTGTGGGATATAACCCACTTCACTATATTCCTTATCGCACTTACAACAGATTAATCAAAAAAGAAAGCCTACTGAGTTATCAAACATCTAAAGACAAAGCGAGCTGTAAAGAATTTGAGCCCAAGTCACTTATAGCCCAGTCAAACTCACCCAGATACATGCAAGATCTCGAATACTTAGAAGATGTTCGAGAAAAATCAACTCAGGTAACAGGTGGAACAAGCAATAACTGGCTAGCCAAAAACTATCTTACTATGTGGAATAAAAAGATCAGTAATCCAAACCTTTAG
- a CDS encoding peptidase domain-containing ABC transporter, which yields MDNLRISDNNHPFQTPVELSKLPSLLSKISNISHSDPVISALSAQFEILDLQLGDSVYDINEFTTQIKDNYQDLYLITQGKIRLVSAGSEKAQNLSIQLLEKGVFFGGDSNYREASLPYQAFAASEAQIAKISFKVLQPFLAQLPRLQGHLATTIQDRQCLIFFKTLTSLNRLPTHKLEKFCVYIVEKKILPGTPVTELAPADLGRFWLQQGQIQDQESHPGFTWGYPDTTEVSSSSETELLIYQLPKENWEAATTIAPQLTLLEKDSRPSPTTSLNANPRRIYNTERTKSWKRNLVRSTPQRVRKGQSNLSSISQNIEHPQQIDFPKPLKPRRTLWNTYPFIEQQSSSDCGVACLAMISQYWGKRFSLSWLRETTGVWRSGTSLKHLAGTAESLGYHARPVRASLNRLADEANPWIAHWEGDHFIVVYWVKGDKVLAADPAKGKYQISRRKFLASWTGFALLLDPTEQLYAVPGEKRSLGRFFNLLLPYRSLGLQIILASILIQIFGIISPLFTQIILDQIVVSKSQTTLNVMIIGALLFGIAGMGLSAVRTYLLNYFANRLDLTMISGLIRHTLNLPIKFFESRRVGDIITRVQENEKIQQFLIGQVLLAWLDVVTGIIYLCLMLYYNWQLTLLVLAIIPPIIILTLVSTPLLRKVSREQFNATADENSTLVEMLSGISTVKSVAVEQEFRWRWEDKLTHQLNIQFKGQKLAINLGILSSLINTIGGTALLWFGATLVIQDQLTVGQYVAFNMMKGNVISPIIALVGLWDELQEVLISVERLNDIFDYQPEEASQKSSVNLPNIEGNIRFENVTFRYESEEERNAIQNISFEVNKGQTLAIVGRSGSGKSTLVKLLQGLYQPTSGQISIDGHDLNHLSLQSLRSQLGVVQQECFLFSGTIQENITLHQPKISLEQVIETAKLAEAHAFIQSFPLGYSTKVGEWGTNLSGGQRQRIAIARALLERPPILIFDEATSSLDTESERRFQENLKHLTRERTTFIIAHRLSTVRNADCIIVLDKGILVEKGTHEELIKKQGLYFYLAQQQLEL from the coding sequence ATGGATAATTTAAGGATTTCAGATAACAACCACCCTTTTCAAACTCCAGTGGAACTATCTAAGCTTCCCAGTCTATTATCTAAAATAAGCAACATATCGCACTCAGATCCTGTTATCAGTGCGCTAAGTGCTCAATTTGAGATACTTGATCTACAACTTGGAGATTCTGTTTACGACATCAATGAATTCACTACTCAAATAAAGGATAATTACCAAGATTTATATCTGATAACTCAAGGGAAAATTAGGCTTGTAAGTGCTGGCTCCGAAAAAGCTCAAAATTTATCCATTCAATTATTGGAAAAGGGTGTTTTTTTTGGAGGTGACTCAAATTACCGTGAGGCCAGTCTACCTTACCAAGCATTCGCTGCGAGTGAAGCACAGATTGCAAAGATTTCTTTTAAGGTACTGCAACCTTTTTTAGCACAGTTACCAAGGCTACAAGGTCATTTAGCTACAACTATTCAAGATCGCCAATGTTTAATCTTCTTTAAAACCCTTACAAGCTTAAATAGACTGCCAACCCATAAGTTAGAAAAATTCTGTGTATATATCGTAGAGAAGAAAATACTCCCTGGCACACCTGTTACTGAATTAGCGCCTGCTGACTTGGGTCGTTTTTGGCTACAGCAAGGTCAGATTCAGGATCAAGAATCTCACCCTGGATTTACTTGGGGGTATCCAGACACGACTGAGGTCAGTAGCTCTAGTGAAACTGAATTATTAATATATCAATTACCAAAAGAAAATTGGGAGGCTGCCACCACCATTGCGCCACAATTGACCTTGCTGGAGAAAGACAGTCGTCCATCACCCACCACATCACTAAATGCTAACCCTCGTAGAATTTACAACACTGAACGCACTAAATCTTGGAAGCGAAATTTGGTTCGGTCTACCCCTCAGAGAGTTAGAAAGGGTCAGTCTAATCTATCGTCCATTTCACAGAACATAGAGCATCCACAACAGATTGATTTCCCTAAACCGCTAAAACCTCGTCGCACTCTATGGAACACGTATCCATTTATTGAGCAGCAAAGTTCATCTGACTGCGGGGTTGCTTGTCTGGCCATGATTAGTCAGTACTGGGGCAAACGATTTAGTCTCAGTTGGTTACGAGAAACAACCGGTGTATGGCGTTCAGGTACTTCTCTTAAACATTTAGCGGGTACCGCAGAATCTCTTGGTTACCATGCCCGACCTGTACGAGCCAGTTTAAATCGTTTAGCCGATGAAGCTAATCCGTGGATTGCACATTGGGAAGGAGACCACTTTATTGTTGTTTACTGGGTTAAAGGAGACAAGGTTTTAGCTGCTGACCCAGCAAAAGGTAAATACCAAATATCACGCCGAAAATTTTTAGCGAGCTGGACTGGTTTTGCGCTTCTTCTAGACCCAACTGAACAATTATATGCAGTTCCTGGTGAAAAGCGCTCTTTAGGTAGATTTTTCAATCTACTTTTACCGTATCGCTCTTTAGGACTGCAAATCATCTTAGCGTCTATCTTAATTCAAATTTTTGGCATTATTTCACCGCTATTTACTCAAATAATTCTTGACCAAATAGTCGTTAGTAAGAGCCAAACAACTCTCAATGTGATGATCATCGGTGCTTTGCTATTCGGCATCGCAGGTATGGGGCTAAGTGCAGTTCGCACATATCTCTTAAACTATTTCGCTAATCGGTTGGACTTGACAATGATTAGCGGTTTAATCCGACATACTCTCAATTTACCTATCAAATTTTTTGAATCACGCAGAGTCGGAGATATCATCACAAGAGTTCAAGAGAATGAAAAGATTCAGCAATTTTTAATAGGACAGGTATTACTAGCCTGGCTAGATGTAGTGACGGGGATCATTTATTTATGCTTGATGCTGTACTATAACTGGCAACTTACATTATTAGTATTAGCAATTATTCCCCCAATCATCATACTGACATTAGTTTCAACTCCTTTGCTTCGCAAAGTATCTCGAGAGCAGTTTAATGCGACTGCCGATGAGAACTCTACGTTAGTAGAAATGCTCTCCGGTATTTCTACTGTTAAATCTGTTGCTGTAGAACAAGAATTCCGGTGGCGTTGGGAAGATAAATTAACGCATCAACTCAATATACAGTTTAAAGGGCAAAAACTTGCGATTAATCTAGGTATATTGAGTAGCCTAATTAACACGATTGGCGGAACTGCTCTACTTTGGTTTGGAGCAACTTTAGTTATTCAAGATCAACTCACGGTTGGCCAATATGTTGCTTTTAATATGATGAAAGGCAATGTTATCAGTCCTATTATTGCTTTAGTCGGATTATGGGACGAATTACAAGAAGTCTTAATATCTGTTGAAAGACTAAATGATATTTTTGATTATCAACCAGAAGAAGCATCTCAAAAGTCTTCTGTTAATTTACCCAATATTGAGGGTAATATTCGATTCGAGAATGTCACCTTCCGCTATGAGTCAGAAGAAGAGCGAAATGCGATCCAAAATATCTCTTTTGAGGTTAACAAAGGTCAAACTCTAGCAATAGTTGGGCGTAGTGGCTCTGGCAAAAGTACTTTAGTCAAGTTACTTCAAGGGCTTTACCAGCCTACCAGTGGCCAAATTTCGATAGATGGACACGATCTTAATCATTTATCGCTTCAATCACTCCGTTCCCAGCTTGGGGTCGTTCAACAAGAGTGCTTTTTATTTTCAGGAACAATCCAAGAAAATATTACGCTCCATCAACCCAAAATTAGTTTAGAGCAGGTTATTGAAACTGCTAAGCTGGCAGAAGCGCATGCTTTTATTCAGTCTTTTCCTCTCGGATACAGCACCAAAGTTGGTGAGTGGGGTACTAATCTTTCTGGAGGTCAAAGGCAAAGAATTGCTATTGCCAGAGCATTGCTGGAGAGGCCACCTATACTCATCTTTGATGAGGCTACCAGTTCCCTAGACACTGAATCAGAGCGAAGATTTCAGGAGAATTTGAAGCATTTGACGCGAGAGCGGACAACTTTTATTATTGCTCACCGACTTTCAACAGTACGCAATGCTGACTGCATCATTGTTTTGGATAAAGGAATACTCGTTGAGAAAGGCACTCACGAAGAGCTAATCAAAAAGCAAGGGCTCTATTTTTACTTAGCTCAGCAACAACTAGAGCTGTAA
- a CDS encoding peptidylprolyl isomerase, giving the protein MLEALKQNMSLVEVCEQILKQKIILQTADSQNITVTPEEIQNEVDEIRRNKHLEKASDTMAWLNEQMITPDEWEIAIQNHVLTKKLAKHLFEEQVEPFFAERRLNFDRFVVYQISLDCQNFVQELFYQIEEEEISFYEAARLHNLDQNARYLCGYTGQKNRLSFPPDIAAVIFQDPLPIGILLGPIQTEDVYHLLRIEEHIPAELTPELRQEILHSLFDEWINKEIEYVINMKG; this is encoded by the coding sequence GTGCTAGAAGCACTCAAGCAAAATATGAGTCTAGTAGAGGTCTGCGAGCAAATTCTTAAACAAAAAATTATTCTTCAAACAGCTGATTCTCAAAATATTACGGTTACACCTGAAGAAATTCAAAATGAAGTAGATGAGATTCGCCGTAATAAGCATTTGGAGAAGGCATCTGATACGATGGCTTGGCTCAATGAGCAAATGATTACCCCAGATGAATGGGAAATTGCAATTCAGAATCACGTGCTTACCAAAAAATTGGCTAAACATCTATTTGAAGAGCAAGTAGAACCTTTTTTTGCTGAAAGACGATTAAATTTTGATCGCTTTGTGGTCTATCAAATTAGTCTTGACTGCCAAAATTTTGTACAAGAGCTATTTTATCAAATTGAAGAAGAAGAAATTAGTTTTTACGAAGCTGCGCGACTTCACAATCTTGATCAGAACGCTCGCTATCTGTGCGGTTATACAGGTCAGAAAAATCGTTTAAGTTTTCCCCCAGATATCGCTGCAGTTATCTTTCAAGATCCCTTACCTATAGGGATTCTACTAGGTCCAATTCAAACAGAAGATGTGTATCACCTCTTAAGGATTGAGGAACATATTCCTGCAGAGTTAACGCCTGAGTTGAGGCAAGAAATACTTCATAGTTTGTTTGATGAATGGATCAATAAAGAAATTGAGTACGTTATTAATATGAAAGGATGA
- a CDS encoding citrate synthase, translated as MTTCDYVPGLGGIPAAQSRISYVDGQAGQLEYRGIPITELAERSNFLETAFLLIWGHLPTPEDLDLFQYEVIHHRRIKYRLVDMMKCFPERGHPLDAVQATVAALGLYHSRRALNDPAYIRRAVVRLLAKIPTAVAAFEHIRKGNDPLRPRDDLNYAANFLYLLSEREPDPKKAHIFDQCLILHAEHTMNASTFSARVTASTLTDPYAVVASAMGTLGGRLHGGANEEVMQMLTDIGSVENVKPYLDQQLAQGQRIMGFGHRIYKVKDPRARIMQGLAEQLSENYGCDRYYGIALALEKAVEERLGDRQIHANVEFYSGLIFRQLGFPADIFTSLFAIARVAGWLAHWKEQLDTNRIYRPSQIYMGQHDQPYIPVVDR; from the coding sequence ATGACAACTTGTGATTATGTGCCTGGCTTAGGTGGAATTCCAGCCGCCCAATCTCGAATTAGCTATGTGGATGGTCAGGCGGGACAACTGGAATATCGAGGCATTCCCATTACAGAGCTAGCCGAACGTAGTAATTTCCTAGAAACAGCATTCTTATTAATTTGGGGCCATCTGCCCACTCCTGAAGATTTGGATCTCTTTCAGTATGAGGTCATACACCATCGGCGTATCAAGTACCGTTTGGTAGATATGATGAAATGCTTTCCAGAACGGGGGCATCCCTTGGATGCTGTCCAGGCCACGGTGGCTGCTTTGGGGCTTTATCATTCTCGGCGGGCCTTAAATGATCCAGCCTATATTCGGAGGGCAGTGGTGAGACTTCTGGCAAAGATCCCTACCGCCGTAGCAGCCTTTGAACATATTCGGAAGGGCAATGATCCCCTTCGTCCCCGGGATGATCTTAACTATGCCGCCAATTTCCTATACCTTTTAAGTGAGCGAGAACCTGATCCGAAAAAAGCCCATATTTTCGATCAGTGTCTGATTCTTCATGCCGAACATACGATGAATGCCTCGACCTTTTCGGCAAGAGTCACTGCATCAACGCTGACAGACCCCTATGCAGTTGTCGCCTCGGCAATGGGCACCTTGGGCGGCCGACTCCATGGTGGTGCCAATGAAGAAGTGATGCAGATGCTAACGGATATTGGTTCTGTGGAGAATGTAAAGCCCTACTTGGATCAGCAATTAGCCCAAGGTCAGCGAATTATGGGATTTGGGCATCGCATTTATAAGGTCAAAGATCCGCGAGCGCGAATTATGCAAGGCTTGGCGGAACAGTTATCGGAGAATTATGGATGCGATCGCTACTACGGTATTGCCCTCGCCCTAGAAAAAGCCGTCGAAGAACGCCTTGGCGATCGTCAAATCCATGCCAATGTGGAATTCTATTCTGGGTTAATCTTTAGACAACTGGGGTTTCCCGCCGATATTTTTACCTCTCTTTTTGCCATTGCTCGGGTCGCCGGATGGCTGGCCCACTGGAAAGAACAGCTCGATACCAACCGGATCTACCGTCCCTCCCAAATCTATATGGGACAACATGATCAGCCCTATATTCCTGTGGTGGATCGGTAG